A genomic stretch from Corvus cornix cornix isolate S_Up_H32 chromosome 9, ASM73873v5, whole genome shotgun sequence includes:
- the DUSP28 gene encoding LOW QUALITY PROTEIN: dual specificity phosphatase 28 (The sequence of the model RefSeq protein was modified relative to this genomic sequence to represent the inferred CDS: inserted 1 base in 1 codon; deleted 1 base in 1 codon) codes for MLQLCQVTASLLLGTARAACDEELLAREGVTFCVNVTRQQPFPRLQRVRGIRVPVFDDPAEDLYRYFEPCGAAIEEAVRGGGKCXVYCKNGRSRSAAICTAYLMRHCQLPLKDAFEAVKTARPVAEPNAGFWSQLQRYEEDLQIPKQSALLSKGLKNSNCEDTLKKVK; via the exons atgctccagctctgccaggtcACGGCCTCGCTGCTCCTGGGCACGGCCAGGGCAGCGTGCGACGAGGAGCTGCTGGCGCGCGAGGGGGTCACCTTCTGCGTGAACGTCACCAGGCAGCAGCCGTTCCCCCGCCTGCAGCGCGTCCGCGGCATTCGCGTGCCCGTGTTCGACGACCCGGCCGAGGACCTGTACCGCTACTTCGAGCCGTGCGGCGCCGCCATCGAGGAGGCCGTGCGCGGCGGGGGGAAGT CTGTTTACTGCAAGAACGGCCGCAGCCGCTCCGCTGCCATTTGCACGGCTTATCTGATGAGACACTGCCAGCTCCCGCTCAAGGACGCGTTCGAG GCTGTGAAAACTGCCAGACCCGTAGCAGAACCAAATGCAGGATTTTGGTCTCAGCTGCAGAGATATGAAGAAGATTTGCAGATACCAAAGCagtctgctctgctgagcaaaGGACTTAAAAATAGCAAT TGTGAAGATACTTTAAAGAAAGTGAAGTGA